Sequence from the Nocardia brasiliensis genome:
CCTGGGCCGAGCGGTTCGCGCTGGCCGAGACCGCGATCGCGCTGCGACAGCGGCAAGGCCGTCCGGCCGATCCGGAACTTGCCTGGGCGTGGCGGCGAATCGTGCGGAGCCACGGGCGGATTCGGGTCGAGGGGCTGGCAGGCGAACTCGGCTGGAGTCGCAAGCGACTGTGGTCGAGATTCCGATCCCAGCTCGGTGTGACACCCAAGAAGGCCGCGCGGTTGGTGCGGTTCGATCATGCGGCGCATCGCCTCGCGAGCGGTATCGGCGCCGCTCGGGTATCGGCCGAATGCGGCTATGCCGACCAGTCGCATCTGCATCGCGACGCCAAAACCTTTGCCGGACTGACGCCAACGGCCCTCGCCGCCGCGCCGTGGCTGGAGGTCGACCCGGTCGCCTGGGCGGCGCCGCAGTACGCCGGTTGACCGGCGGGTTTCGACGGGCGCGGGCTGTGCGGACCAGCACAGCCGCGTCGGGCGGTCGAACGGGGCTATCATCCGGTTTGAAGCTTGGGCGAGCTCGATCAGGGAATTCTCGCGAAAAGTACCAACCGATAATTCAACGATACTGTGAACTCACATGAGCATCGCGGAACAGAGTGAATCGATCGCGCTGAGCATGGCCGAGTTGCGCGAGGTCACCGCGTACGCCCTGGCCTGTGCGGACCCCGCGGTGCCGCTCTTCGAGCGCGAGTGCCCGGACGATCCGCGGGTGCGCGCCGTGGTCGAGCAGGCCCGCGCGTTCGCCGCCGGTGGCAAGCGGACCAAGGCGATTCGCGTGACCGCGCTGGCGGCGCATCGGGCGGCCTGGGCCGCAGCGGCGCACGGGCGGCCGATCGCCGCCGCCGCGGCACACGCCGCGGGAGCCACGGGTTCGTCGGCCTACCTGCACCCGCTGGCCAAAGCCACGCAGGTCTGGCACATCCTGGGCGCGGCCGCGTACACGGCCGCGGCGCTCGAGCTCGCGGCGGGCGGCGACGAATCGGTGGGCACCGCCTATCTCGATACGGCCCGAGAATTGGCCGGTCCCTTCCTGATCGGTGTGCTGTCGCGCTATCCGCGCGCACCAGGCGGTCGTGGCAGGGCGGGTGAGCTGGTGCGCAGTCTGGACCACGCGTTGCGAGCGGGGTGAGCGTGCCCGTTCGTGCGTGGCCGGATTCGCAATGATTGTGTCGTTGACGCCAACGAGCGGCGGCTGCACGATAAGTGCATGTCTTCGCCCCACCGCCGCGTGCAACTGGTGGTCTTCGACGGTTTCCAACTGCTCGACCTGGCCGGCCCCGCGGACGTGTTCCACGCCGCGGCCCTGCTCAGCGGGAAGCCGCTCTATGACGTGGAGGTGGTGGCTGCGCGGGCGGGCTCGGTGCGCGCGCTCAACGGCATCGAGGTGACGGCGCGGGCCATCGGCGACGCCACCCGGCCGGTGGACACGCTGCTCGTGACCGGTGGTCTGCTGTTCGGATCGGCCCGCGAAGACCCGGATCTGATCGAGGGGATCCGCCAGACCGCGAGCCGGGCTCGGCGCGTCGGTTCGGTCTGTTCCGGCACGTTCCTGCTGGCCGAGGCCGGTCTGCTGCGCAACCGGACGGTGACGACGCACTGGGCGGGCAGCGGCGGCTTCAGCGCGCGCTATCCCGACATCCACGTCGAACCCGATCGGATCTACGTGCAGGACGGCCGGATCTGGACCTCGGCGGGCGTGACCGCGGGCATCGACCTCGCGATCGCGCTGATCAGCGCCGACCACGGGCCCGATCTCGCCCGCGAGGTGTCACGGTGGCTGGTGGTCTATCTGCACCGGCCCGGCGGGCAGAGCCAGTTCAGCGCGCCCGTCGCGGCCGGGCCGCCGCGCCTGGAACCGCTGCGCGCCCTTCAGGTCTGGATCGAGGAGAACCTCGCTGCGGATCTCTCGCTGGAAGCACTGGCCCAGCAGGCGGGCATGAGCACTCGCAATTTCTCCCGCGTCTTCGCCGCCGAACTCGGCACCACACCGGGCCGGTATGTGGAGAGCGTGCGCGTCGCGGCGGCGCGGCGCCTGCTGGAAACCACCGATTATCCGCTGAGCCGGGTCGCCGTCGCGGTCGGCCTACGCCGCCCCGAAACCCTGTACCGCACTTTTCAACGACTGCTCGGGGTGGCGCCGGGGGAGTACCGGGAGCGTTTCGCGCGCCCGCGTGCCGCCGCCGTCGCTGCGGACTTGGAACTCTCCGACGCGTAATGCCCCGTCCAAGAACTTCGGCACGTTTCTCGACGGCCTGGGACAAGGCACTAGTGCCGATTCCAGGCGCCAGGATCATCGAACAAAGGGAACAACCATCATGGTCAACAGCTCTGCGCCGCTCGGATCCGACGGCACGCCGGCAGGCGCGGCGACGGTCGATGCGGC
This genomic interval carries:
- a CDS encoding helix-turn-helix domain-containing protein, which codes for MSEVPFRIGATAVAVAVPAVRQVAGVSMAGFRGRATSPVELPVVPYPAVTIFLDFGDMRMIDAAGATVRGSSVVGLTPGNVRGAGREVDLLQIRLSPVLAQAISGAAAQSGGAVVAFEELWGRDAARLEERLRAGSWAERFALAETAIALRQRQGRPADPELAWAWRRIVRSHGRIRVEGLAGELGWSRKRLWSRFRSQLGVTPKKAARLVRFDHAAHRLASGIGAARVSAECGYADQSHLHRDAKTFAGLTPTALAAAPWLEVDPVAWAAPQYAG
- a CDS encoding putative immunity protein, which translates into the protein MSIAEQSESIALSMAELREVTAYALACADPAVPLFERECPDDPRVRAVVEQARAFAAGGKRTKAIRVTALAAHRAAWAAAAHGRPIAAAAAHAAGATGSSAYLHPLAKATQVWHILGAAAYTAAALELAAGGDESVGTAYLDTARELAGPFLIGVLSRYPRAPGGRGRAGELVRSLDHALRAG
- a CDS encoding GlxA family transcriptional regulator, with amino-acid sequence MSSPHRRVQLVVFDGFQLLDLAGPADVFHAAALLSGKPLYDVEVVAARAGSVRALNGIEVTARAIGDATRPVDTLLVTGGLLFGSAREDPDLIEGIRQTASRARRVGSVCSGTFLLAEAGLLRNRTVTTHWAGSGGFSARYPDIHVEPDRIYVQDGRIWTSAGVTAGIDLAIALISADHGPDLAREVSRWLVVYLHRPGGQSQFSAPVAAGPPRLEPLRALQVWIEENLAADLSLEALAQQAGMSTRNFSRVFAAELGTTPGRYVESVRVAAARRLLETTDYPLSRVAVAVGLRRPETLYRTFQRLLGVAPGEYRERFARPRAAAVAADLELSDA